In one Bradyrhizobium cosmicum genomic region, the following are encoded:
- a CDS encoding phasin, with protein MTGATDPFSASVIPFEVPEQVRAFAEKGVSQARENYAKFKDAAETHNGTVEAVFSSAHKGASEYAAKVMEFMKANTTAQLEFTQQLFSVKSPSDAFALWTGHSKTQLETFQAQAKELAEIAQRAATAAAEPIKASAAKYYPPAA; from the coding sequence ATGACAGGTGCGACTGATCCATTCTCTGCCTCCGTCATTCCGTTCGAGGTTCCGGAGCAGGTGCGTGCGTTCGCCGAAAAAGGCGTTTCGCAGGCGCGCGAAAACTACGCCAAGTTCAAGGACGCCGCCGAAACCCATAACGGTACCGTCGAGGCCGTGTTTTCCTCCGCCCACAAGGGCGCGAGCGAATACGCCGCCAAGGTGATGGAGTTCATGAAGGCCAACACCACGGCGCAGCTCGAGTTCACCCAGCAGCTGTTCAGCGTGAAGTCGCCGTCCGACGCGTTCGCGCTGTGGACCGGCCACTCCAAGACCCAGCTCGAGACCTTCCAGGCCCAGGCCAAGGAGCTCGCCGAGATCGCCCAGCGCGCGGCCACCGCCGCCGCCGAGCCGATCAAGGCCAGCGCCGCGAAGTACTACCCGCCCGCCGCCTGA